The Anopheles gambiae chromosome 2, idAnoGambNW_F1_1, whole genome shotgun sequence genomic sequence GAGGGATTGCGTAAGGTGCGCACCGCCAAACCGCACCGCCCGGTGGAAAGTGAAACgaagatgaaaatgaaagagcCCACAACTGGGTCTTCTGATAAAGAGTGCACTCCCGTAAGTAAGTCAGTGTGATGCAGTAACACACGCTCAGTCGGTCGGTCAGTCATGGTCGGCTTTCGCCAATGTAGGGCAGAAGGTGTAAGGGGTACCGGGCCGCTTGTGTCGCGCGTTTTTCTCGCGTGCGTAGTGTGCGGAACCCATTTCCTCACGGCACGAACTTGTTTACAGTCCGTTGGCGCGCAGCCCGCTCAAAGATGCGGAAAGAAATCCCACGCGTATGAAAGATACCCAGACGTACGAGTCGAGGCGCACATTCCGccacaaaaaaagcagaagCTGTTTGTTTAACGCTCATTTGGATTATTTCTCCTCGCATATGATGAGTGACTCTCGGGCTCGGTTCTCActgtttcactttcatttaCACGAATTAACGGCATGGACGACTAACACAACCGCCATATGTTGCGCTTTCTTTTCCATCTTACGCATGTTCAGACACTTGTTCACGCACTTGTTCCACCGATGTTGCTTTTGACTATTTTCGCGGATTGGCACGGGCAACCATTGTCTATGTTGATCATCAGCTCACCGGCGCACCCGTCCGATGGGCCGGGACGGTGTAATGATGGCGGGAGAGGGCACTGGCAGTTTGTAGTCGTTTTGTAGCGATTCTATATAGCGAGGCAGCATCAACATCGTGATGACTTACGCAATGCGGGTTGTTGTTTGGTAGGAGCAGCAACATAATCGCCACACACTGGTGCCTCTCAAGTGGTCCACGGATATCCGCGCATTGCGGGTTTGGTCAAGGAATGTTCCATGCTAACCGAGTGGTTCGCGTTAATGCTGGAACATGATATAAGTCGCTAGCTATATTTTGTAAAGTTCATTGTAACCAACAATCTAAAATACCAATTTTGCAAGCATTGAGGTCCGAGGAGCATGTATTACTCTATCTAATGCGTTCAACTATCTGCTCGTCTTGGCGTCGTCTATTCGGCTGTGGATTGTGATGTATTACTCATCTTCATGGTACACCACAGTGCGTTGGCTAATCGCCCTATATGACTGATATAAATATGCATCGGTTGGTTAAATTCGCTCAACTGTAACCGAGCTTATCTACACAGTGGCCTTGAAATTGCCACACATCGTCATGCCTTTGTAGTCAGGGACACAAGGATTTTGGTTCCAAAGATTTCGCTTCTAATTTTGATACACTGCATCCGGTTGCGCGTCTTCTTCTAATTTGGTCGTTAAAGAAAACCTCACCGATCGCGGAAATTTCAACTTCTAGCGACTTCTTTCAAACTGCATACATTATTGTCCAAACCATACCATCTCATATTTTAAACAACTCTTTATTGTCTTACTAGCAATGAAACGGCACAAGAGGATCCGCTCAAGGTGGAAGTCCAATCGTCTCGCGATGGCCGCGCAAAGCGTGGCGTGTACAATCTCTACTCGATGATCAAATGTGCCACCGGGTGTGATCCCCTCATCTACAAGGGCTACGGATGCTACTGTGGCTTTTTGGGATCCGGCCAAGCGCTCGATGGGATTGATCGCTGCTGCAAGATGCATGACTACTGCTACAGCACCGCCAGCTGTCCGATGTTTTTGGAGTACTTCGTGCCGTACCTTTGGAAGTGCTACCGGGGCCGCCCGTTGTGTGGTATGTATAgataacgcaaaaaaaaactgacgcCTTATTAACTATTAGCTGACTGGTTATTTGTGTTCTATTTTCCAGCAATCGATCACGGCGAATGGGGTGGTCCAGGTTCGTGTGCATCCCGGCTGTGCCATTGCGATCTGTCGCTGTCAAAGTGTCTTCGTCGGTACTACTGTCCGCGGAAGCGTAACGTCTGCACTACTTCCCCGCTGCGATTGCTACAGAATCTAGTGATGGTGTTCTGAGCGGATGGTCGGCTTGTGCTGTTCTACATCAGACCGGTTGACTGCTCCTTCTGTGTACATTCCTGTTTCCAGTATGAATGCTAGCATTTCCAAAGTACAAATAAGCGTAGCGTAGCAGCAAGCAGATAGCTTACAAGCGTTGTAGattaaaccaaaaataaaataaaaaattgtcGAAAATAAGCATCATTGGTAATTCCATTAGTGGGGTCCGAAGAAAGGCTAAGATGCTTGTTATTTGCTCCACATagtactgtgtgtgttttttattgctgATTTTTGGTCAAAGATTCATATGATGCGGCGTACTGTGCAGCCACATTACCATGCATTCTATTCTTACGTAAGGCAGTAGAGGGTTGACAATAATTTATTGATAGTTCAATTACGTTCAACGAACTAACACGTTGTACATTATCAAAACGTTGAGCATGTACAAATAAATATCGATGTTCAGGATTGGTAGCCGCGGGCATACTACCTTAATTTGTTTGTGAGAATCGCGAGTGGCGCCACAATTTGTTGCCGATGCCGTGCGAGCGCACACGCATGAAAACGCATGCACCATGCGTGCTGTTTTGCGCATTTCAATTTGGGAACGCATCGATCATAGAATGCGATTACGCAGGTAGTGTTTGATCAGTTGGATGCAGACAACAGAATCTTCCGCACTGTCGTGCCCAGCATCTGGTGGAAAGAAACGCAACATAAAAAGAAATTTTAACTCAGATACTCAAAGCGATTATAGTCAGTCTCGAAATGATTACCATTTTCTTGAATAATTTTCTTCAGATTCTCTATGCACAGTGTTTTCAGCGCACGCTTCTTCGGTGGACCCATCTTGTGGGGGTACAGCACGGACGTATCGACCACCACGTCGTGTATCAACTTGAGCGCTTTAAAGTCACTTTCCAGGCTGTGTCCGATGAGAATGGTTTCCGCATTAAACATGGACAGTAGCACGGCTTGCACGTTGTACAGCGTTGTGGTAGTTTTACGCAACATTTCCTCTGTGATGCCCGAAAATCTGTAACGAAAAGCCAAAATAAGGTTGTTGATCACAGAATGTAAGTATAATGCCATGGATTACGGCAGCTTGTCCTCACTGTTACCTTGTGTTGTAATCAACTACTCGATTCAACGGCTTCACGAGCGTATCGTAGACAGTCTTTTCGTTAATATCGACCACGGTAACGCGTGTCAATTCTAGCCCGGCCGTGGTGTAGCACATTTCACAGTCGAGCGCGAATATATCCTTCTTCGACGGTTCGTAGTCTTCGGCCGGTGCGATCGTTTTCACGAACCCGGTTAGATTGTCATAGTCCATGAAGCTGGACACGTGATAGTTTGCATACATGCAGCCGGGCGTACCGGACGGTTGCTGGCAGCAGTTGTGCAGATTGTCCGCAAAGCCGCGCCGATAGCAGGTGCTCTTCGGATGATAGTTACACGCGTCCACCTGTGGCTCATCGTACGTTTCCAGGTTGTACACTTTGGAGCAGCGGGAACAGTAGCGTTCGTTTTCGTTCGGTGGCCGCGATGGTTTcggggtgaatattttagccTTTCCGGCAACCTCGGTGGCACGAGGGAAGCCATTCGCACGCATTTGCTCCTCTGTCAGCTTGCACTCGTGGATCATTTTGTACGCCACGGTGCTGGGTGCATTGTCGATTGTGTATGCGGATGTTTTAACTTCCGTTTTcctaaaaatataaatgattGCGATtagggaagttttttttttgttgttgtggaacGAAGAATTTGCGGAATATTCTGAAAGTGATTTTTTAAACGGAAAACACCGTTACGAGAATGTGCCAAAAGATGCCGCAATTTTAAATTAGCGAAATAATGCTAAATATCGTACAATTTCTTGTTGACACTCCAGGATATGTTGTGTACCATTTTCCCAGCCAATATGACATCGTGAGATACGGTTTTGTTCCTacaagtacataaaacaaaatgcgaTACTCAAATATCAACAATAAACTAGATTCATTGGAACATACTTGTCTGCTGCTTCATTCCCTGTTTCGAGCGCCTCTTTGCGCAGCTTGTTGATGGTTAGTAGCGCACTGCTTTTGTAAATCATGGCGGTGCTGCATTTCTTCATCACCGCCAATTCTTCCGTTTGTGCGCGTTCCCAGGCATCCTCATTGGTGGGGTAAATGTTCAAACAGTGCTTCACCATTAGCCCGTAATACTGCATCCGAATGTTGTACGATATTTTGCTCGACGCCGGTTCCAGTATCGGCGGTGCTTGTGCCGCCGGCGCAGCAGCCGCCTTTGACGCCAGCACCGATCCGGCATGGGCTACGCGTGCTCCCGTCTTGGGAGCTGTTTGGGCGGGCGTGTACGGCGACTGATTCTTTTTCAGCTGCTCAATCTTTTCCTTCGCCCTCTGGAAGGCGAGCACATTAACGGCGGGTGTAAACCGACCTGGAAAAAAGAACACTTTCCTGTACTGAACTGTGTTGTGCGGGCGTGATAGTGCAAGTAAAGCGCTTACTTTTGGGCGTGGTGACACTCGTTTCGGGAGATTTGTTGTAGAACACGTTAGTGCTGACCGGTAAAATGGACGTTCCATTGCTGGGAGGCGGGATAACGGCGGGTTTTGACATCGCTTTACGGGTTTCCTCCTCGACTTGCCGTTTCAATTCCTCCTCAGCTCGCTTTCTCGCCGCCAGCTCCTCCTGTTGCTTTCGTACGATCTCCTGTCGCAGATAGACCGACTgcaaagtaaagaaaaaagaggTTAACATGCGGTGCAGCATACTAGATGCATTGACCTGTCTTTTGGAACGGGTTCGATGCTCCGAAAGGATACCTACTTTGATTGCATTTTGCatgtggtttgttttcttctctacCACCGGCGTTAGCTTCGATGTGGTAGCGTTATCGTATGCAACGCGCTTCTTCCGATTGTCATCGTAGTACTTATCCGCGAACATGTCTATCAGATCAACCTGTCCGTTCGATTTGGTTTCCTCCTGCTGTGCTTTCGGTTCGTCCGCTTCGTACTCTTCAAAGATCATTTTACACTGCTGCATCacgtcgtcctcgtcgctgTCGATATCGATGTCGCTCGGCGGATTGTTTATCAGCTCTTGGTAGATTTCTTCCTCGAGCGCCGGCGTACGTTTGGGTTCCGGTGCAGCAGTTTTCTCCGTTGCGCCAGATTTGCTGGAAGATTTGGCCGACGAAGAGGAGGACGATGTGCTGCTGTGGTGTTCCTTTttcctgctgctactgctattattactattactggtgctgcttttactcttgctgctgctgctcttggaAGAGCTGCTTTTACTGTGCGATCGCTCCTTTTCCGATGAGCTTCGATGCCGATCCCGGTCCGAGGAATGTTTCGACGAGTGGCTTCTGGaactttccttttctttatctcgatgtttgtttttactgctactgctactgctactgctagtggtggtggcggtgctgctgctgctggatttCTCTTTGCTAGATGATTCGGATGATCGATGCTTTTTGTCGTGCGATGAGGATGAAGATTTCGACCGGGAACTAGAGCTGTGACTACGGTGGCTGGAGTCTTTTTTCCGATCGGCATCACTGGTCGACGAGTGATGGTGCTTCGAAGAGCTGCTGTGATGTTTCGTTTCCTCTGATGATTTCTTCTCAACGGGGGATTTTGCCACACCATTCTCGCCCTTTTCTTGCTTCTTTCCTGTCTCCACAACTTCCTTCTTTTCTGTGCCTGCTGGTTTACTGACAGAAACGTCATCCGTCTCCACCTGTGGTGCCTCCTTGACCGTATCATCTTGCGGTTGTTTTGGCTTATCTGGTACTGCTGCGGTCGATTGATCGTTGCTCTCGGTCGAATCAGTTTCTGGTACTTTTTCGCCATTCGTATTGTTTGGCTGCAGTGGCGGTTTTGCAGCGCTGGACGGAATATACTTCGGAGCAACGGTGGACACGGGGATGTATTCCAGCTTGGGCTTCTTTCGTACGATCGGGTCAGCTCCTCCATCGGTTTGGTCCGTCACTCCCGGTTGGCTGAGCAGGCTTTTCGGAGTGGCACTGTATTTCACAACCGGAGGTGGAACTGCAATTACGAATGAAATTATGGTGACGAGCTGGAGGACATGGTGTAACGCGCGCCGGCAGCCGTTAATTACCTGTTTTTGCGTGCTTGAAGTGGCAGAACGGCCTGGTGCAGAGATCTTTCTCGTAGAAGGGACAATTAATGGTCCGAAACAATCCCGTGGCCGGAAGCATCTTTCCCGGGCCACTGCTGCACTAGCAGGTCTGGCCAGCAGGCAGATGTTTACAAAACCAGTCTATCTACGATGCGACGATGCACAACATTCAAGAGATgtgaataaatataataaacagGTGTAGTTTGTTCCGAAAATATAGGGAACACagattttgtgtgtattttttctttcgtcgAGTATCGCTTCGAATCATCCGCAGGAAGACAGCTGTCAGAAGAATGTCACCGGTAGACTTAACGAAAGAATATACAAAAGGGTCGGTGTTTCGTTCAGTGAATTAAAATCGCGTTTTCCGGgtgatttgatttttattctgTTTCCATAACACAATACAGAGCATTTAATGAAAATCTAAGAACATCTCATCAATAAGAGtctaaaaaaatagataaaaaatattgccAACAAAATGAATTTCTCAAACTCATAGGTGGATAGAGCGGCTGTCAGTGCtgctgaaaaaaaaggaaaaaaatcgtAAACAAACCCCACTGGTGGGAGAAAACAGTGCGCGTCTCATTAGAAAAGCTCTGCTTACTCATCAGTAACCTCGTGAATTGGAGATACATAGCAAGTTGTTCGTCGCTGCGGAAGATTGGTCAGCAAGATGATTGCAACCAGAGTTCGATTTGGTGGTTTGCAGAATATTGTGCAGCGACAATTTTGTGGCAGTCTGCAGCCGAAACGATATACAACCGTCCAGTATCAACGCATCGCAAATGTCGCCACGGCCAACGCGCTGATAAGTGATACGAAAACAAGGGCCTCTCCAGTGACGTTAGGCGGTCATAGGTAATTAAAACGTGCACTGAAGCGAACGTGCGTAAAACTCGCTCGACGTTACATAGTAAGAcgtttgctttcttcttcctccagGATGTATTCCAGCATTAACTATTTGCGTGGCGATTTGGAGTGTACAGCCGGGACGATGAACGATGGTACGTAGATGGTGGGAAGGGATGGAATCCGGTGATGTCATAAGATATGTTTACGCCTTCGGAGGAAACGGTGCGCTTCTGATTCCGAAATGCTAGACTTTGACCCTGAACCCGAACGATGACTGGCCGGTTTTGTGCCGTTTACTATCGGACTAAAATAATCCCGGTTTGCTGTGGTCACTTTCTGTGTGGTGTAAAAttgtctctttctctttttcttttagtaaaacaaacgaTAATACAAAAGCTTGGAATCGAAGTCGGGTACACGCCGTTCGTGAGCACCCGCGAACATTTGGTAAAGTACGTGCCGCAATCGGTCAGTGCCCTGCCGCCCCGCAGTATGCAGGATTCATTTACATCGGCCATAATTCCGCTGACAACAGATAAAATTCTCAAGGACAAGTACGTCGGTTTCATGGGAAACGTTCGCGTTGGTCGGTTGATGGAAGATATGGACATGTTTGCCGGTAAGCTGATGCGATATTGATATGCTTTTATTGTTTGTGCAAATCGTGTAATGGTAtgtattgttttcgttttccagTTTGGGTCGTTCATAAGCATGTACTCGTGCCGGATCTACCGGAAGGAGTTTCATTGCCGTACACGTTTGTAACCGTTTTGGTTGACAAAATAGACTTTACCGATCTAGTGCCAACGCATGATGCTGACATTCGGCTTTCCGGCCATGTGAGCTGGGTAGGCCGTACGTCGGTGGAGGTAGTGGTCTGGATGGAACAGAAGCTGCATGGCAAGTGGCGCAAGCTTACCCGTGCACTGTTTCTGATGGCCGCTAGGGACGCTACCAACACCAAGGCAGCCTTCATAAATCCCCTAGTGCCTGCTAACGAAGAGGAGAAAGCAATCTTTGACGGAGGAGAATGTAAGAATGCTCTTGTGAACATTCAGTGAATGTAGGAGATATTCTAAAATACTGTTAATTTTGTCTCACTTGTGCAGCACGCAAAAAACGACGCATACAGATGCAGCAGGAAGATTTGCTTAAGACGGAACCGAACGACTTCGAACAGCGCATGGTGCACGAGCTGTTCGTGAAATCGATCGATACGAAAAGCAAAGCGTTCAACAAACGTATCCTGCCGCCCGGTTACGTATGGATGGAGGATGCCACCATGGCGAACATCGTGTTTTCCCATCCCGAAGATCGTAACGCGCACAACAAAGTGTTTGGCGGCTTTCTGATGCGCAATGCGCTAGAGTTGAGCTGGGCGTTGGCGTACAACTTTGCCAAGCGACGTCCTAAGCTGGAACACATTTCGGACATTAGCTTCCATCATCCGGTAGACGTCTCGTCGATGCTGAACATGCAGGCCCATGTCATCTTTACCGATCTTCACTATATGGAAATTGTCGTTCTGGCGGATGTGTACGATGCCGTCACTGGACAGCAAACGACGACCAACAGTTTCTACTACACGTACTCGGTCGCTGAACGATTGCCGAAGATAATGCCCAAGACGTACCACGAGGCGATGTATTATTTAGACGGACGGCGAAAGTTCCGCTACGCGATGGGTATAGATACGGCAACGGCATCGAGTCCGCCACCGGCTACCGGAACAACGGATACCACCAAAAGTAAATTGTAAACTAGATAGATGGAGCAGAAGTTGTGGTTGAAGCTGAGCGTTTGGGTTTGTTGGTGagattcttttttattattatttatttgcctTATTTTGCTTTGAAAGCACTTCAACGTCTGACGTTCTCCAAGCAGCTTACAGTGACTTAATTCTGTTACACATATTAATAATTACACTACATGAAGACGTTGGCTCTAATTCGACAATAAACGAAGCAATTTTTATTTAGTAACAAGAGAaacctattttttttaatgtggaACGAATAAACTCAAAAGGAGTAGGTCATCAtaagttttttcttctcatctTCTACTGGTAGAAATAAGTATCGAGGCGTAAAATAACTGCCTGAGATAACGGCTCGTTatcacattcaatttcaaacggAGAGTGTTACACATTAACGACATCTGTTGGCCATTCCTGTGAACTGGCGCCATTTGTTCTGTGTTCTGAActtgtttgctatttttgttGTGGACAAATGTGATGTTATTTTAGCCATTATGTATTAAAAtccatagttttttttataacaaaaaaattcatGCATTTACAAAACTTAATTAAAAACTTACCCATTTGAATACCAATCAAAATTATGTGatatttgctttcatttttacGACAGTAATGATTGGCGATGGCTCGGTTGGACGAAAACTCCATGAAACATCCTCGAAACATTGGATATTTTATTAGCTCAaaggaaatattttttaaattaagaaaTCGATTCACTCAAactagaaaaataaaatccagTGTAAAGTTTGATTTTCTGCTTCACATTTATTAGGGATTTATTAGTAAAAATCGCAATATTCGTAAACGAATTGATTACCTGCTCAGTATCGCGCAGCAATGATGGTTGTTTaatatgttctttttttatgtgtctGGGAAAGTGAGTGTTGTTTCAATAACATTTCGTACCACTAAGATGATTGGATacgctgtgtttgtgtacagTGTAATTTGCATGcatggttgttttttgttgttgtttagttGTGATTAATATCGTTTTGCTTTTATGCCATTATTATGTCGATTAGTCCAACACGTTTCCCATATAGCGTCGTGAAGTGACTCGTTTCTTACCTAAGGTATATAGCACATGGTTTAACGTTTCGTGACAAATGTATCGTAatcattccacacacacactcgtctTTTGACTGTTCTTCTCTCAAAGTCCTACACCTTCAGTGGTTGTTCCGATCTGTATCATACTCTGATTGTTTGTTATAAATATAGTTATGCTACATCCGCTTCCACCGTTAAACGTTCCTTTGGCGGAAGAAGACGTTTAAAACACGCTTTATGCAACAAATCATTCACCTGCCTGTTGGCCAGTGTCTCTCTCCCATAGTCACGGCTATATCGTACTAGGGTTAATTCCAGCTGCAACAAACAGTTTTGGAGTGTAGGAGCTTTTGGGGGAAGATCACCAAACACCCTGCTCATCCATCCTAAACGATCGCAATTACAAACTATCATGTAATATTTAAGAAATATGTCTCATTATGCTACGCGCA encodes the following:
- the LOC1271583 gene encoding RNA exonuclease 1 homolog, with product MLPATGLFRTINCPFYEKDLCTRPFCHFKHAKTVPPPVVKYSATPKSLLSQPGVTDQTDGGADPIVRKKPKLEYIPVSTVAPKYIPSSAAKPPLQPNNTNGEKVPETDSTESNDQSTAAVPDKPKQPQDDTVKEAPQVETDDVSVSKPAGTEKKEVVETGKKQEKGENGVAKSPVEKKSSEETKHHSSSSKHHHSSTSDADRKKDSSHRSHSSSSRSKSSSSSHDKKHRSSESSSKEKSSSSSTATTTSSSSSSSSKNKHRDKEKESSRSHSSKHSSDRDRHRSSSEKERSHSKSSSSKSSSSKSKSSTSNSNNSSSSRKKEHHSSTSSSSSSAKSSSKSGATEKTAAPEPKRTPALEEEIYQELINNPPSDIDIDSDEDDVMQQCKMIFEEYEADEPKAQQEETKSNGQVDLIDMFADKYYDDNRKKRVAYDNATTSKLTPVVEKKTNHMQNAIKSVYLRQEIVRKQQEELAARKRAEEELKRQVEEETRKAMSKPAVIPPPSNGTSILPVSTNVFYNKSPETSVTTPKSRFTPAVNVLAFQRAKEKIEQLKKNQSPYTPAQTAPKTGARVAHAGSVLASKAAAAPAAQAPPILEPASSKISYNIRMQYYGLMVKHCLNIYPTNEDAWERAQTEELAVMKKCSTAMIYKSSALLTINKLRKEALETGNEAADKNKTVSHDVILAGKMVHNISWSVNKKLKTEVKTSAYTIDNAPSTVAYKMIHECKLTEEQMRANGFPRATEVAGKAKIFTPKPSRPPNENERYCSRCSKVYNLETYDEPQVDACNYHPKSTCYRRGFADNLHNCCQQPSGTPGCMYANYHVSSFMDYDNLTGFVKTIAPAEDYEPSKKDIFALDCEMCYTTAGLELTRVTVVDINEKTVYDTLVKPLNRVVDYNTRFSGITEEMLRKTTTTLYNVQAVLLSMFNAETILIGHSLESDFKALKLIHDVVVDTSVLYPHKMGPPKKRALKTLCIENLKKIIQENDAGHDSAEDSVVCIQLIKHYLRNRIL
- the LOC1271584 gene encoding acyl-coenzyme A thioesterase 9, mitochondrial codes for the protein MIATRVRFGGLQNIVQRQFCGSLQPKRYTTVQYQRIANVATANALISDTKTRASPVTLGGHRMYSSINYLRGDLECTAGTMNDVKQTIIQKLGIEVGYTPFVSTREHLVKYVPQSVSALPPRSMQDSFTSAIIPLTTDKILKDKYVGFMGNVRVGRLMEDMDMFAVWVVHKHVLVPDLPEGVSLPYTFVTVLVDKIDFTDLVPTHDADIRLSGHVSWVGRTSVEVVVWMEQKLHGKWRKLTRALFLMAARDATNTKAAFINPLVPANEEEKAIFDGGESRKKRRIQMQQEDLLKTEPNDFEQRMVHELFVKSIDTKSKAFNKRILPPGYVWMEDATMANIVFSHPEDRNAHNKVFGGFLMRNALELSWALAYNFAKRRPKLEHISDISFHHPVDVSSMLNMQAHVIFTDLHYMEIVVLADVYDAVTGQQTTTNSFYYTYSVAERLPKIMPKTYHEAMYYLDGRRKFRYAMGIDTATASSPPPATGTTDTTKSKL